One genomic segment of Streptomyces sp. NBC_00239 includes these proteins:
- a CDS encoding MFS transporter → MAAPATAPPAAANLKRVVAASLIGTTVEWYDFFLYGSAAALVFNKLFFPASDPLTGTLLSFLTYAVGFAARPLGGVVFGHFGDRIGRKKLLVLSLLLMGGATFAMGLLPTHATVGAAAPVLLTVLRLVQGFALGGEWGGAVLLVSEHGDDRRRGFWASWPQAGAPGGNLLATGVLAILAAVQSDATFLAWGWRIPFLLSGVLVVIGLWIRISVSESPVFLAAQEKAAERAATGAEAKPPVVEVFRTSWRQVLTAIGTRLGENISYYILTAFLLVYVTAHLHLPKSDALNAVLIGSAVHFVTIPMWGALSDRVGRRPVTLIGAVGMAGWAFAFFALLDTRSFPVIALAVTVGLFLHGAMYGPQAAFISEMFDTEVRYSGASMGSQLASIVGGALAPIVAVELLKEYDSSLPVSVYLCAAALVTVVTVAVAKETRGRSLAAKTPAAGTDGGARRPQDQISA, encoded by the coding sequence ATGGCCGCCCCCGCAACCGCTCCGCCCGCCGCAGCCAACCTCAAGCGCGTCGTCGCCGCCAGCCTGATCGGCACCACCGTGGAGTGGTACGACTTCTTCCTGTACGGCTCGGCGGCCGCACTCGTCTTCAACAAGCTGTTCTTTCCGGCCAGCGACCCGCTCACCGGCACGCTCCTGAGCTTCCTCACCTACGCCGTCGGGTTCGCCGCCCGCCCCCTGGGCGGGGTGGTGTTCGGGCACTTCGGCGACCGGATCGGCCGCAAGAAGCTGCTGGTCCTCAGCCTGCTGCTGATGGGCGGGGCGACCTTCGCCATGGGGCTGCTGCCCACCCACGCGACCGTCGGGGCGGCCGCTCCCGTGCTGCTGACGGTGCTGCGGCTGGTGCAGGGCTTCGCGCTCGGCGGCGAGTGGGGCGGGGCCGTACTGCTGGTCTCCGAGCACGGCGACGACCGCAGGCGGGGCTTCTGGGCCTCGTGGCCGCAGGCCGGGGCGCCCGGCGGGAACCTCCTCGCGACCGGTGTGCTGGCGATCCTGGCCGCCGTCCAGTCCGACGCGACCTTCCTGGCCTGGGGCTGGCGGATCCCGTTCCTGCTCTCCGGTGTCCTCGTCGTGATCGGCCTGTGGATACGGATCTCCGTCTCCGAATCGCCGGTGTTCCTCGCCGCGCAGGAGAAGGCCGCGGAGCGCGCCGCCACGGGTGCCGAGGCCAAGCCGCCGGTGGTCGAGGTCTTCCGCACCAGCTGGCGCCAGGTGCTGACGGCCATCGGAACCCGGCTCGGCGAGAACATCTCGTACTACATCCTCACGGCGTTCCTCCTCGTGTACGTGACGGCCCACCTGCACCTGCCCAAGAGCGACGCGCTGAACGCGGTGCTCATCGGCTCGGCGGTGCACTTCGTCACCATCCCGATGTGGGGCGCCCTCTCCGACCGCGTCGGCCGCAGACCCGTCACCCTGATCGGCGCGGTGGGCATGGCCGGCTGGGCCTTCGCCTTCTTCGCCCTGCTGGACACCCGCTCCTTCCCGGTGATCGCCCTGGCCGTCACGGTGGGCCTGTTCCTGCACGGCGCGATGTACGGGCCGCAGGCCGCCTTCATCTCGGAGATGTTCGACACCGAGGTCCGCTACTCGGGGGCGTCGATGGGCTCCCAGCTCGCGTCGATCGTCGGCGGCGCGCTCGCCCCGATCGTCGCCGTGGAACTCCTGAAGGAGTACGACTCGTCGCTGCCCGTCTCCGTCTACCTGTGCGCGGCCGCGCTGGTCACCGTCGTCACGGTGGCCGTGGCCAAGGAGACCCGCGGGCGCAGCCTGGCCGCGAAGACCCCGGCCGCCGGCACGGACGGCGGTGCACGCCGGCCGCAGGACCAGATCAGCGCCTGA
- a CDS encoding toxin-antitoxin system, toxin component gives MKRHRDELFARVPRPAGQDPHDLFRAICAYLTESSGREIRFMMETFPARTFSGLWLDMGDYEVVVVEKNTLPMHQLVILGHELWHRQERRTGRADGAADAFDGLGNRWTGGDPVTHAAARTDYGLAEERRAERFGRLLAAKFRPVLLGERGTEPPDDLTGRIWASLGG, from the coding sequence ATGAAACGCCATCGGGACGAACTGTTCGCGAGGGTGCCCCGCCCGGCCGGGCAGGATCCGCACGACCTGTTCCGGGCGATATGCGCCTATCTGACGGAGAGCAGCGGCCGCGAGATCCGGTTCATGATGGAGACGTTCCCCGCCCGCACGTTCAGCGGGCTCTGGCTGGACATGGGCGACTACGAAGTGGTCGTGGTGGAGAAGAACACCCTTCCCATGCACCAGCTGGTGATACTGGGTCACGAACTGTGGCACCGCCAGGAGCGCCGGACCGGTCGGGCCGACGGCGCGGCCGACGCCTTCGACGGGCTCGGGAACCGGTGGACGGGTGGTGACCCGGTCACCCACGCCGCGGCGCGCACCGACTACGGGCTGGCCGAGGAACGGCGCGCCGAGCGGTTCGGCCGGCTCCTCGCCGCGAAGTTCCGTCCCGTCCTGCTCGGCGAGCGCGGCACCGAACCCCCCGACGATCTGACCGGCCGCATCTGGGCATCGCTGGGCGGCTGA
- a CDS encoding DUF6545 domain-containing protein, with translation MMHEGADYYLPAAVLGTALLAKLPGLVRGWRSPTVRTVNLLLFLPCVAFVFSSAPTVTAVNRLTGISNLSALLVHCIMTAYSCASLVLLDYWRGGSGEDARTGRRVRVWKIGCCAVIVALAGLFALGDVPVERPRDFDTYYAATPFICEMLVLYLLAYVAAGVATTVVCWNWLLDIDRRTAPGPKTAVDRSLRVGLLVLVTAALVNTIFGSFKLTAIAARWAGRDWDVLNDSLAPFMSLSGMMIGVGLLVPAYGPGLIDRVWNPVLGITALRPLWRLVGRTEPTPTTAVFLPPPWYAGAEQVLLFRMTAIHDWMRELCPYCTDEVREPAYRRARASGAPEREAVAAGLAAMFEAAAEARARNAPPDTGQSELAVAALRAAEAADRDLLVTISRALAATSGPDGGRRRGPYRRGRARGTDESTPVPTAPTP, from the coding sequence ATGATGCACGAGGGCGCCGACTACTACCTTCCCGCCGCGGTACTGGGCACCGCTCTGCTGGCGAAGCTGCCCGGGCTCGTACGGGGTTGGCGCAGCCCGACGGTCCGGACCGTGAACCTGCTGCTGTTCCTGCCCTGCGTGGCCTTCGTCTTCTCCTCGGCGCCGACCGTCACCGCCGTCAACCGGCTCACCGGCATCAGCAACCTCTCGGCCCTCCTCGTCCACTGCATCATGACCGCCTATTCGTGCGCGTCACTGGTGCTGCTGGACTACTGGAGGGGCGGATCGGGGGAGGACGCCCGTACGGGCCGGCGCGTGCGGGTGTGGAAGATCGGCTGCTGCGCCGTGATCGTGGCACTGGCGGGGCTCTTCGCCCTCGGCGACGTCCCGGTGGAGCGTCCGCGGGACTTCGACACGTACTACGCCGCCACCCCGTTCATCTGCGAGATGCTCGTGCTCTACCTGCTCGCGTACGTCGCCGCGGGCGTGGCGACGACCGTCGTGTGCTGGAACTGGCTGCTCGACATCGACCGCAGGACGGCGCCCGGGCCGAAGACGGCCGTCGACCGGTCCCTGCGGGTCGGTCTCCTCGTCCTGGTGACCGCGGCCCTGGTCAACACCATCTTCGGCTCGTTCAAACTGACCGCGATCGCCGCCCGCTGGGCGGGCCGGGACTGGGACGTGCTGAACGACAGCCTGGCGCCCTTCATGTCGCTCAGCGGGATGATGATCGGCGTCGGGCTCCTGGTACCGGCGTACGGCCCCGGTCTGATCGACCGGGTGTGGAACCCGGTGCTCGGCATCACCGCCCTGCGGCCCCTGTGGCGGCTGGTCGGCCGGACCGAGCCCACCCCCACGACCGCGGTGTTCCTTCCGCCGCCCTGGTACGCCGGGGCCGAGCAGGTCCTGCTGTTCCGGATGACCGCCATCCACGACTGGATGCGCGAACTGTGCCCCTACTGCACGGACGAGGTGCGGGAACCGGCCTACCGGAGGGCGAGGGCGAGCGGCGCCCCGGAGCGCGAGGCCGTGGCCGCCGGCCTCGCCGCCATGTTCGAGGCGGCGGCCGAGGCCCGCGCGCGCAACGCGCCGCCCGACACCGGGCAGAGCGAGCTCGCGGTGGCCGCCCTGCGCGCGGCGGAGGCGGCGGACCGGGACCTGCTGGTGACCATCTCCCGCGCCCTGGCGGCGACATCCGGTCCTGACGGCGGGCGTCGGCGCGGGCCGTACCGGCGCGGACGCGCACGCGGCACCGACGAGAGCACCCCGGTTCCGACGGCTCCGACGCCCTGA